A genomic stretch from Candidatus Eisenbacteria bacterium includes:
- a CDS encoding T9SS type A sorting domain-containing protein: MHSLLLAVTLLTAVPLPGVHEIQSRPAPILMVHYMPWFEAGPTAGPWGWHWTMNHFNPNLVDAQGRRQIASHYYPLIGPYDSRDPDLVEYHVLLMKVAGLQGAIVDWNGSSSLYDYPLGNSATRRLFDALAVAQLSFAICYEDQSITQLILNGRISSAQAIGQAQADMVYVRDRWANKPAYLTLDEAPVVLNFGPQYFQTPAEWKAIFSVFSDTPQFFPLNFRLSTLAAGAFSWPPMWASVEGVLAPERLDEYLDEFHANGETWPGHVGGAFPGFHDIYEQAGVQPSYGYLDARDGLTFSETLNRALIARSPIIQIVTWNDFGEGTNIEPTLEYGYRYLEHVQEVAREFRELPYSAQDLRLPRALHALRKQNRGNAAVMAQLNQAAAFILSGQPAEARAILASLQVTAIEPESIPTPDQAVQIRPNPMVNSATVLLDLPASGEIRLDVFDVTGRWIACLASGHHAVGRHGFDWDARRQSSGIYLVRLQAGRSVVTRKVLLQR, encoded by the coding sequence ATGCACTCGCTCCTGCTTGCAGTGACTCTGCTGACGGCGGTTCCCCTTCCGGGCGTCCACGAGATTCAGTCGCGACCCGCGCCGATCCTGATGGTGCACTACATGCCGTGGTTCGAAGCCGGGCCGACGGCCGGACCGTGGGGATGGCATTGGACGATGAACCACTTCAACCCGAACTTGGTCGATGCCCAGGGTCGTCGCCAGATCGCTTCGCACTACTATCCGCTGATCGGGCCGTACGACTCGCGGGACCCCGACCTGGTCGAGTACCACGTGCTGCTGATGAAAGTGGCCGGACTCCAGGGCGCGATCGTGGATTGGAATGGATCCTCGAGCCTCTACGACTATCCGCTGGGCAACTCCGCGACGCGCAGACTCTTCGACGCGCTCGCGGTGGCCCAGCTCTCGTTCGCAATCTGTTACGAAGATCAGTCCATCACGCAGCTGATTCTCAACGGGCGGATCAGTTCCGCTCAAGCCATCGGGCAAGCTCAGGCGGACATGGTGTACGTCCGCGACCGGTGGGCGAACAAGCCGGCCTATCTCACGCTCGACGAAGCACCGGTCGTGTTGAACTTCGGCCCTCAATACTTCCAGACCCCGGCGGAGTGGAAGGCGATTTTCAGCGTCTTCAGCGACACGCCGCAATTCTTTCCGCTCAACTTCCGCCTCAGCACGCTCGCCGCTGGCGCGTTCTCATGGCCGCCGATGTGGGCGTCCGTCGAAGGCGTGCTGGCGCCCGAGCGTCTCGACGAATACCTCGACGAATTCCATGCGAACGGCGAGACGTGGCCGGGCCATGTGGGCGGTGCGTTTCCAGGCTTCCACGACATCTATGAACAGGCAGGCGTTCAGCCTTCGTACGGCTACCTCGACGCCCGCGACGGGCTGACCTTCTCGGAAACGCTGAATCGAGCCCTGATCGCGCGCTCGCCAATCATTCAGATCGTGACCTGGAACGATTTCGGCGAGGGAACCAATATCGAACCGACGCTCGAGTACGGCTATCGGTATCTCGAACATGTGCAAGAGGTGGCGCGTGAGTTCCGGGAGCTGCCCTACTCGGCGCAAGACTTGAGGCTCCCGCGCGCCCTCCACGCACTACGAAAGCAGAATCGTGGGAATGCGGCCGTGATGGCTCAGTTGAACCAGGCGGCTGCGTTCATCCTCTCAGGACAACCTGCGGAGGCCCGTGCAATCCTTGCTTCACTGCAGGTGACCGCGATCGAGCCTGAGTCGATTCCGACACCCGATCAGGCCGTTCAGATCCGCCCGAACCCGATGGTCAACTCTGCAACGGTTCTGCTTGACCTGCCGGCTTCGGGCGAGATTCGCCTCGACGTGTTCGACGTAACGGGGCGCTGGATCGCATGCCTGGCGTCGGGACATCATGCCGTGGGCCGTCACGGCTTCGACTGGGATGCGAGGCGCCAGTCGAGCGGCATCTACCTCGTGCGGCTGCAGGCCGGACGTAGCGTCGTCACGCGCAAGGTGCTCTTGCAAAGGTAG
- a CDS encoding protein kinase produces MSLTPATRLGAYEILAPLGAGGMGEVYRARDTRLGREVAVKVLPADMSARPDRLARFEREARSVAALNHPNIVTLFSVEEDRGVRFLTMELVEGSSLDQHVEPGGLPIARVVELGLAIADALTAAHTKGVVHRDLKPANVMVSRKGRIKVLDFGLAKYADSAAPLETSNAATLPAPISLDGQLVGTVPYMAPEQIRGGAVDARSDLFALGILLYELLVGRRPFTGESTADVSSSILRDAPGPLTHIRAEVPVDLDRIVLRCLEKDPRSRFQSAHEVCNALRGVRDSLVNGDRRSQSVPVEATSSIAVLPFVNRSADAEDEYFSDGLADELLNVLAKIRGLRVAALLEGSVREAGNRVRISVQLVKVVDGYHLWSETYDRTLDDLFAVQDDIAQSVVKKLRTTLLGEAPGSDASGVARADVTAAARGRGTDSEAHRLFLQGSVFVARNTGQDLARGVECFRQALAGDPGHAMAWSALAQALVFQAAQGFAPVSEGNARAREAAMRACALEPELAEAHPALASIQLWHDWEWSGAEASVARALALAPGNADSLRLAGLLAFDRGRLDESTRLFERAIERRSRMRH; encoded by the coding sequence ATGTCTCTGACTCCCGCGACCCGCCTCGGTGCTTACGAGATCCTCGCGCCGCTTGGGGCCGGAGGAATGGGTGAGGTCTATCGCGCTCGCGATACGCGCCTGGGTCGCGAAGTGGCAGTGAAGGTGCTTCCTGCCGACATGTCGGCCCGGCCCGATCGGCTGGCTCGCTTCGAGCGCGAGGCTCGCTCGGTGGCCGCGCTCAACCATCCGAACATCGTCACCCTCTTCAGCGTCGAAGAGGACCGCGGCGTCCGATTCCTGACCATGGAGCTGGTCGAGGGTTCGAGCCTTGATCAGCACGTCGAGCCAGGCGGGCTGCCGATCGCGAGAGTGGTCGAGCTTGGCCTGGCGATAGCGGACGCGCTCACCGCCGCGCATACCAAGGGTGTCGTGCACCGCGATCTCAAGCCCGCGAACGTCATGGTCTCGCGGAAGGGTCGGATCAAGGTCCTGGACTTCGGGCTCGCCAAATACGCCGACTCGGCGGCACCGCTGGAAACGTCCAATGCCGCAACGCTGCCTGCACCCATCTCACTCGACGGACAGCTGGTCGGGACCGTGCCCTACATGGCGCCCGAGCAGATTCGCGGCGGTGCCGTCGACGCGAGGAGCGATCTTTTCGCGCTCGGCATCCTGCTCTACGAACTTCTGGTCGGACGCCGGCCGTTCACGGGAGAGAGCACGGCGGACGTCAGCTCCTCGATCCTTCGTGACGCGCCGGGACCTCTGACGCACATTCGCGCCGAAGTTCCGGTTGATCTCGATCGAATCGTCTTGCGCTGTCTGGAGAAGGACCCACGCTCACGATTCCAAAGCGCACATGAGGTCTGCAACGCACTCCGCGGGGTGCGAGATTCGCTCGTGAACGGAGATCGCCGCTCCCAGTCGGTGCCGGTCGAAGCCACCTCGTCGATCGCCGTGTTGCCATTCGTGAATCGGAGTGCCGACGCCGAGGACGAGTACTTCTCGGACGGTCTCGCGGACGAGCTGCTCAACGTGCTGGCCAAGATTCGCGGCCTGCGCGTGGCGGCGCTGCTCGAAGGCAGCGTACGAGAAGCCGGCAATCGCGTCCGGATCTCGGTCCAGCTGGTGAAGGTGGTGGACGGTTATCACCTGTGGTCCGAGACCTACGATCGCACGCTCGACGACCTCTTTGCGGTTCAGGACGACATCGCGCAGTCGGTCGTCAAGAAACTGCGCACCACGTTGCTCGGGGAAGCGCCCGGCTCCGATGCGAGCGGCGTTGCGAGAGCCGACGTCACAGCGGCAGCACGAGGCCGCGGCACCGATTCCGAGGCGCACCGATTGTTCCTGCAGGGCAGCGTCTTCGTCGCGCGAAACACCGGCCAGGATCTCGCTCGCGGAGTCGAGTGTTTTCGCCAGGCGCTCGCTGGGGATCCCGGTCATGCGATGGCCTGGAGCGCGCTCGCGCAGGCACTCGTCTTCCAGGCCGCTCAGGGGTTTGCGCCCGTGTCCGAAGGGAATGCCCGGGCGCGAGAGGCCGCAATGCGCGCGTGCGCACTCGAGCCCGAACTCGCCGAAGCCCATCCTGCGCTGGCCTCCATCCAGCTCTGGCACGACTGGGAATGGAGCGGCGCCGAAGCTTCCGTGGCCCGAGCGCTCGCGCTCGCGCCCGGGAACGCCGACTCGCTTCGCCTCGCGGGCCTGCTCGCGTTCGATCGAGGTCGGCTCGATGAATCCACCCGGCTGTTCGAGCGCGCAATCGAGCGGAGGAGTCGGATGAGGCACTGA
- a CDS encoding thioredoxin family protein has protein sequence MAETLSTILPLGTTMPTYALTDAVSSEAFTDRTSAGAKGTLVMFICNHCPFVKHVMPELDRIAVDYLAQGIGIVAINANDLVAYPQDGPGPMRELAEARGWKFPFLFDQDQSVARAFGAACTPDFFAFDSQRRLAYRGRLDESRPGSTTPLTGIELRAALDAIVAGHDPTRDQQPSVGCNIKWTVPDAS, from the coding sequence ATGGCTGAGACACTTTCGACGATACTGCCGCTCGGAACCACGATGCCGACCTACGCGCTCACCGATGCAGTGAGCAGCGAGGCCTTCACGGATCGCACGAGCGCAGGAGCGAAGGGCACGCTGGTCATGTTCATCTGCAACCACTGTCCGTTCGTGAAGCATGTCATGCCCGAGCTCGACCGCATCGCAGTGGACTATCTCGCGCAGGGCATCGGCATCGTCGCGATCAATGCCAATGATCTCGTGGCGTATCCGCAGGACGGGCCCGGCCCCATGCGAGAGCTGGCCGAGGCGCGGGGCTGGAAGTTTCCTTTCCTGTTCGATCAGGACCAGAGCGTTGCGCGGGCGTTCGGCGCCGCGTGCACACCTGACTTCTTCGCGTTCGATTCGCAGCGACGACTCGCTTATCGCGGTCGGCTCGACGAGAGCCGGCCTGGCTCCACGACGCCACTGACCGGCATCGAGCTCCGCGCCGCCCTCGATGCGATCGTCGCAGGTCACGATCCGACTCGGGATCAGCAGCCGAGCGTCGGGTGCAACATCAAGTGGACGGTGCCGGACGCGTCATGA
- a CDS encoding aspartate aminotransferase family protein, producing MDAAEFRAAGHALVDQLAGVLESIASRPVTPARTPAEVRAAFRLDAPLPEHGAAAGPLLEETARLLFEHSLFNAHPRFFDYITSSPAPIGVLADLLAAAVNSNVGSFVLSPTATEIEAQTVRWVAELIGYPTDCGGVLVSGGNMANMIGFWAARASKADWNVRTAGVAAGRSLRTYASAETHTWLQKAADLAGLGTDSVCFIPTRDDLRMDVERLERQIVADRASGHLPFLVVGTAGSVSTGAVDPLREIGFVCRREGLWFHVDGAYGGFAAAVDLAPADLLAISGADSVAVDPHKWLYAPLEAGCALVRDVDALRKAFSYRPSYYNFGENVLNYVDLGPQNSRGFRALKVWLGLRHAGASGYRRMIADDMALAAALAEAVKAHPELEFCTHELSITTYRFVPADLRGRIGEPAVDAYLDALNREVLERVQSGGEAFVSNAVIRGRYMLRACVVNFNTRTADMAALVVLSARVGRDVDTDLRPSALTASR from the coding sequence ATGGACGCCGCCGAGTTTCGCGCCGCGGGACATGCGCTCGTCGATCAGCTCGCGGGAGTGCTCGAGTCGATCGCTTCCCGTCCGGTGACGCCTGCGCGGACCCCTGCGGAAGTGCGAGCGGCGTTCCGGCTCGACGCTCCGCTTCCTGAGCACGGAGCGGCTGCCGGGCCGCTGCTCGAGGAGACCGCTCGACTCCTGTTCGAGCACTCGCTGTTCAACGCGCACCCGCGCTTCTTCGACTACATCACCTCCTCGCCCGCTCCGATCGGCGTGCTCGCCGATCTGCTTGCCGCCGCCGTGAACTCCAATGTCGGAAGCTTCGTGCTGTCGCCGACCGCAACTGAGATCGAGGCGCAGACGGTGCGCTGGGTCGCAGAACTGATCGGCTACCCGACCGACTGCGGCGGTGTGCTGGTGAGCGGCGGCAACATGGCGAACATGATCGGTTTCTGGGCCGCGCGCGCTTCGAAGGCGGACTGGAATGTGCGCACCGCGGGGGTCGCCGCCGGCCGGTCGCTGCGCACCTACGCCTCGGCCGAGACCCACACGTGGCTCCAGAAGGCCGCCGACCTTGCGGGGCTCGGCACCGACTCCGTCTGCTTCATCCCGACTCGTGACGATCTGCGCATGGACGTTGAGCGGCTCGAACGGCAGATCGTGGCAGATCGCGCTTCCGGGCACCTGCCCTTTCTGGTCGTCGGCACGGCTGGCTCCGTCAGTACCGGCGCAGTCGATCCCCTTCGGGAGATCGGCTTCGTATGCAGGCGTGAGGGCCTGTGGTTTCACGTCGACGGCGCGTACGGCGGTTTCGCGGCCGCGGTCGACTTGGCCCCCGCGGATCTGCTCGCGATCAGCGGCGCGGACTCCGTCGCGGTCGACCCTCACAAGTGGCTCTACGCTCCGCTCGAGGCCGGGTGTGCGCTGGTGCGCGATGTCGATGCTCTGCGCAAGGCGTTCTCCTACCGGCCGTCCTACTACAACTTCGGCGAGAACGTGCTCAACTACGTGGACCTCGGACCCCAGAACTCACGCGGGTTCCGGGCCCTCAAGGTGTGGCTCGGATTGCGCCACGCTGGTGCCTCGGGGTATCGGCGCATGATCGCCGACGACATGGCGCTGGCCGCGGCGCTCGCCGAAGCCGTGAAGGCGCATCCGGAGCTGGAGTTCTGCACGCATGAGCTGAGCATCACCACCTACCGGTTCGTGCCGGCCGATCTACGCGGTCGTATTGGAGAGCCAGCGGTCGATGCGTATCTCGACGCACTCAACCGTGAAGTGCTCGAGCGTGTGCAGTCCGGCGGGGAGGCGTTCGTGTCCAACGCCGTCATCCGTGGTCGCTACATGCTGAGGGCGTGCGTGGTGAATTTCAACACCCGCACCGCCGACATGGCCGCACTCGTTGTCCTGTCGGCGCGAGTGGGTCGCGATGTCGACACGGACCTGCGTCCCTCGGCTTTGACCGCAAGCCGATGA
- a CDS encoding T9SS type A sorting domain-containing protein, whose translation MRNRNLVAPFGLWRASIVTAVALPLGLLLAIPLTPSPAAALVTTTFNSSLEGWLVTGDNASVWSSTGGNPGGCFDVNDLATGANNLAVAPPAYLGNWSAMTSADSIRLDLFLHRINGTQVGEPYQFRISGPGGAAHTLGGYMPPQDVWATVGAPLDSTTWVIESGSWSAILAHVNTVLIQVEFISGAEEVRFDNVRLTGTVMPFFDSCVLETFNTAGLGDWSFTSTGGVSNPGSQGNGGGYCRVADGTGVSYALVPARFLGNWSPLDGSGRVTIDTRLVSSAGSVLNVPEFIRISGPGGVAHVSLAIADVSTSLLKWTRYEFPIQASAWTLDSGTWPALLADVTECRIQAELMDGTEVLGIDNFGRLAAACSDPDQTVVLQSPDFAKCSEESFVTIGGIGFNPVDNELYGLVDAASASGGGLYRVTGLGAGVRLQAYATPTQVIFDATGSAFIAEDTGGSVFRWSGGLSSVWVSGFHAGDDDPSGMCFAPPGFDGPNVDPGDILVMDPGYSGPDELWAFKTSVAESELQVIADLPGSPDFRDVTAGPSGVVYTASMNDANNIYSISASGVLTPIALSTPLSGMISLAYDLAAARLYVVETGGNTLRRINPATGAVELLASGFDSFNDGALEFDPETQSVYVADAGMHRVYRFCKTSSTAVPSAARPRAPGEITALSVAPNPARGSTRIAWSLSRAADSRVVVFDVAGRAVRRIAAGAQAAGEASRTWDGRDDSGNPVRSGVYLVRIETARDKRAAWVTLLR comes from the coding sequence ATGCGCAATCGCAACCTCGTCGCTCCCTTCGGACTCTGGCGAGCTTCGATCGTCACGGCGGTCGCCCTCCCGCTCGGCTTGCTTCTCGCGATCCCCCTCACGCCTTCGCCGGCTGCCGCGCTCGTCACCACCACCTTCAATTCCAGCTTGGAGGGATGGCTCGTGACCGGCGACAACGCTTCGGTATGGAGCTCGACGGGTGGAAACCCGGGCGGCTGTTTCGACGTGAACGACCTCGCCACGGGCGCCAACAATCTGGCGGTCGCCCCTCCGGCGTATCTGGGCAACTGGAGCGCAATGACAAGCGCCGACTCGATCAGGCTCGATCTCTTCCTGCATCGGATCAACGGCACTCAGGTCGGCGAACCCTATCAGTTTCGAATCTCCGGACCCGGCGGAGCCGCCCACACGCTAGGGGGATACATGCCGCCGCAGGACGTCTGGGCGACGGTCGGTGCGCCGCTCGACTCCACGACCTGGGTGATCGAATCCGGCAGTTGGTCGGCGATCCTGGCGCACGTGAACACGGTGCTCATCCAGGTCGAGTTCATCTCCGGAGCCGAGGAGGTGCGCTTCGACAACGTCCGACTCACCGGCACCGTCATGCCCTTCTTCGATTCATGCGTCCTCGAGACATTCAACACCGCCGGACTCGGCGACTGGTCGTTCACAAGCACCGGCGGAGTGTCGAATCCCGGAAGCCAGGGCAACGGCGGCGGCTACTGTCGAGTCGCGGACGGCACGGGTGTCTCCTACGCCCTCGTGCCCGCGCGATTCCTCGGCAACTGGTCTCCGCTCGATGGCAGCGGCCGGGTCACGATCGACACCCGACTCGTCAGCTCTGCGGGGTCCGTGCTGAACGTGCCGGAGTTCATTCGCATCTCGGGACCCGGCGGTGTCGCGCACGTCTCGCTCGCGATCGCCGACGTCTCGACTTCACTGCTCAAATGGACGCGATACGAATTCCCGATTCAAGCAAGCGCGTGGACCTTGGACTCGGGAACGTGGCCCGCGCTCCTTGCGGATGTCACCGAGTGCCGCATCCAGGCGGAGCTCATGGATGGCACCGAAGTGCTGGGGATCGACAACTTCGGACGGCTGGCGGCGGCCTGTTCGGATCCTGATCAGACCGTGGTGCTCCAGTCGCCTGACTTCGCGAAGTGCAGCGAGGAGAGCTTCGTCACCATCGGCGGAATCGGATTCAACCCGGTCGACAACGAGCTGTACGGCCTCGTGGACGCGGCCTCCGCTTCGGGCGGCGGCCTGTATCGCGTGACCGGATTGGGCGCGGGCGTGCGGCTGCAAGCCTACGCCACCCCGACGCAGGTGATCTTCGACGCCACGGGGAGTGCGTTCATCGCGGAGGATACCGGCGGAAGTGTGTTCCGCTGGTCGGGCGGTTTGTCCTCGGTGTGGGTGTCGGGTTTCCACGCCGGCGACGACGATCCGAGCGGCATGTGCTTCGCGCCACCGGGCTTCGACGGCCCCAATGTGGACCCCGGCGACATTCTGGTGATGGATCCCGGCTACAGCGGGCCCGACGAGTTGTGGGCTTTCAAGACTTCAGTGGCCGAGAGCGAGCTGCAGGTCATCGCCGATCTCCCCGGCAGTCCGGACTTCCGCGACGTCACGGCCGGACCGTCGGGCGTCGTGTACACCGCATCGATGAACGACGCGAACAACATCTACTCGATCTCGGCCTCCGGAGTGCTCACCCCGATCGCCCTCTCGACGCCGCTCTCGGGCATGATCAGCCTCGCCTACGATCTGGCGGCGGCGCGCTTGTACGTGGTCGAGACCGGCGGAAACACTCTGCGGCGCATCAACCCCGCGACCGGCGCGGTCGAATTGCTCGCATCTGGATTCGACTCGTTCAACGACGGCGCGCTCGAGTTCGACCCGGAGACGCAGTCGGTGTACGTGGCCGACGCTGGAATGCATCGCGTCTACCGCTTCTGCAAGACCTCGTCGACCGCGGTGCCCTCAGCCGCGCGCCCGCGCGCTCCGGGGGAGATCACCGCCCTGTCGGTTGCGCCGAATCCGGCGCGCGGTTCCACGCGGATCGCCTGGTCGCTCAGTCGCGCGGCCGATTCTCGAGTCGTGGTGTTCGACGTGGCGGGCCGGGCAGTCCGCCGAATCGCGGCTGGTGCACAGGCTGCCGGAGAGGCGTCGCGAACCTGGGACGGCCGTGACGATTCGGGGAATCCGGTCCGGTCCGGCGTCTACCTGGTGCGAATCGAGACCGCTCGCGACAAGCGCGCGGCGTGGGTGACGCTGCTGCGGTAG
- a CDS encoding redoxin domain-containing protein translates to MNKYLAIILMSLALSIGPALHVAPASAAPSKGICLVCKVTSGESEEEPVKAVRKHEGREYGFCSERCAEAFEADPAAYIRPSFPRPTPAFALTDLAGRTLSPESLKGQVVLLDFWATWCIPCRKSMPELQALHDKYSKRGFTVIGVSIDEGGPSKVKKYVSAKKLTYPIAMDTSRSPAWDAFRVKAVPAAYLLDRSGQIVAQWTGVPADVAALESALLELLAAD, encoded by the coding sequence ATGAACAAGTATCTGGCAATCATCCTCATGAGCCTCGCGCTCTCGATCGGACCTGCGTTGCACGTCGCTCCCGCAAGTGCGGCCCCTTCCAAGGGCATTTGCCTCGTCTGCAAAGTGACGAGCGGGGAATCGGAAGAGGAGCCGGTCAAGGCAGTGCGCAAGCACGAAGGCAGGGAGTACGGCTTCTGCTCCGAGAGGTGCGCCGAAGCATTCGAAGCGGACCCCGCCGCCTACATTCGGCCGAGCTTCCCGCGGCCGACGCCGGCATTCGCGTTGACCGATCTCGCCGGTCGTACGCTCTCGCCCGAGTCCCTGAAGGGGCAGGTCGTATTGCTCGACTTCTGGGCCACCTGGTGCATCCCGTGCCGCAAGTCGATGCCCGAGTTGCAGGCGCTTCACGACAAGTACTCGAAGCGAGGGTTCACGGTCATCGGGGTGTCGATTGACGAGGGCGGGCCGAGCAAGGTGAAGAAGTACGTTTCCGCGAAGAAGCTCACCTATCCGATCGCAATGGACACCTCACGGAGCCCCGCCTGGGATGCGTTTCGAGTGAAGGCGGTTCCGGCGGCGTACCTGCTCGATCGCAGCGGGCAGATCGTGGCCCAGTGGACGGGAGTCCCGGCGGATGTGGCCGCGCTCGAATCCGCACTGTTGGAGTTGCTCGCGGCCGACTAG